A DNA window from Mastomys coucha isolate ucsf_1 unplaced genomic scaffold, UCSF_Mcou_1 pScaffold21, whole genome shotgun sequence contains the following coding sequences:
- the Ramac gene encoding RNA guanine-N7 methyltransferase activating subunit isoform X2 translates to MSDTSEVIPIFEEMFASRFTQDDKEYQEYLKRPPESPPIVEEWNSRAGGNQRNRGNWLQDNRQFRGRDNRRGWPSDNRSNQWHGRSWGNNYPQQRPEPYYQQQYTQYGHNQRPPYGYY, encoded by the exons ATGAGTGATACTTCTGAAGTGATTCCAATTTTTGAAGAGATGTTTGCAAGCAGATTCACACAAGATGACAAAGAATATCAGGAATACTTAAAACGCCCTCCTGAATCCCCTCCAATTGTTGAGGAATGGAATAGCAGAGCTGGTGGTAACCAAAGAAATAGAGGCAACTG GCTGCAAGACAACAGACAGTTTAGAGGTAGGGATAACAGACGAGGATGGCCAAGTGACAATCGGTCAAATCAGTGGCATGGACGGTCATGGGGTAACAACTACCCACAGCAGAGACCAGAGCCCTACTATCAACAACAGTACACACAGTATGGCCACAACCAGCGGCCTCCATATGGTTACTACTGA
- the Ramac gene encoding RNA guanine-N7 methyltransferase activating subunit isoform X1 — protein sequence MKAPNVDQILKIVQNFKMSDTSEVIPIFEEMFASRFTQDDKEYQEYLKRPPESPPIVEEWNSRAGGNQRNRGNWLQDNRQFRGRDNRRGWPSDNRSNQWHGRSWGNNYPQQRPEPYYQQQYTQYGHNQRPPYGYY from the exons ATCTTAAAAATTGTACAGAATTTCAAGATGAGTGATACTTCTGAAGTGATTCCAATTTTTGAAGAGATGTTTGCAAGCAGATTCACACAAGATGACAAAGAATATCAGGAATACTTAAAACGCCCTCCTGAATCCCCTCCAATTGTTGAGGAATGGAATAGCAGAGCTGGTGGTAACCAAAGAAATAGAGGCAACTG GCTGCAAGACAACAGACAGTTTAGAGGTAGGGATAACAGACGAGGATGGCCAAGTGACAATCGGTCAAATCAGTGGCATGGACGGTCATGGGGTAACAACTACCCACAGCAGAGACCAGAGCCCTACTATCAACAACAGTACACACAGTATGGCCACAACCAGCGGCCTCCATATGGTTACTACTGA